One Lolium rigidum isolate FL_2022 unplaced genomic scaffold, APGP_CSIRO_Lrig_0.1 contig_62128_1, whole genome shotgun sequence DNA segment encodes these proteins:
- the LOC124681945 gene encoding anthocyanidin 5,3-O-glucosyltransferase-like: protein MGDTVVLNPGLGVGHLVPMVELAKLFLRCGFAVTVVVNGPPAGKETDTSAAVARAAAANPSVHFHVLPTPPDVDADGTAPDAAEAPNPFVLLRRMNAPFRDYLRSVLPSVHALVLDMFCFCVDAVDVAAELGLPAYVFYTSSASSLAVNLHLPHMQAQIGAASFGEIGDAPLCFPGNRPFKPTELPKLALDRNNEVYKSFLHAFERIPESSRGILVNTFEWLETRALRALRDGACVPGRATPPVYCVGPMVPSGGSSERKQHECLAWLDAQPESSVVFLCFGSMGTFSKRQLQEIAVGLEKSGQRFLWVVQTPRGDTCGPDMLAGAPADPDLAALLPEGFLGRTGGRGLVAKSWAPQADVLRHRATGAFVTHCGWNSTLEAIVSGLPMVCWPLYAEQRQNKVFVVEEMGAGVEMAGYDGDVVAAAEVEAKVRWVMEAEGGRALRERAMAAKEKARQALSDGGASQAAFAEFLKDF from the coding sequence ATGGGAGACACCGTGGTTCTGAACCCAGGGCTGGGCGTGGGGCACCTGGTGCCCATGGTGGAGCTGGCCAAGCTCTTCCTGCGCTGCGGCTTCGCGGTCACCGTCGTCGTCAACGGGCCTCCGGCCGGCAAGGAGACGGACACCTCGGCCGCGGTCGCTCGAGCCGCGGCGGCCAACCCATCCGTCCACTTCCACGTGCTTCCGACGCCGCCTGACGTCGACGCCGACGGCACGGCGCCAGACGCCGCCGAGGCGCCCAACCCTTTCGTCCTGCTGCGCCGCATGAACGCCCCGTTCCGCGACTACCTCCGATCGGTGCTCCCCTCCGTGCATGCCCTCGTCCTCGACATGTTCTGCTTCTGCGTGGACGCCGTCGACGTCGCCGCCGAGCTCGGCCTTCCGGCCTACGTATTCTACACCAGCAGCGCCAGCAGCCTCGCCGTCAACCTGCACCTCCCGCACATGCAGGCCCAGATCGGCGCCGCCAGCTTCGGCGAGATCGGCGACGCGCCGCTCTGCTTCCCGGGGAACCGCCCCTTCAAGCCCACCGAGCTCCCCAAGCTCGCCCTCGACCGGAACAACGAGGTGTACAAAAGCTTCCTCCACGCGTTCGAACGGATCCCGGAGTCGTCCCGTGGTATCCTCGTCAACACGTTCGAGTGGCTGGAGACCAGGGCGCTGCGCGCGCTCCGGGACGGCGCGTGCGTCCCCGGCCGCGCCACGCCGCCGGTGTACTGCGTCGGGCCGATGGTCCCGTCCGGTGGCAGCAGCGAGAGGAAGCAGCACGAGTGCCTCGCGTGGCTGGACGCACAACCGGAGAGCAGCGTCGTGTTCCTCTGCTTCGGGAGCATGGGCACCTTCTCCAAGCGTCAGCTGCAGGAGATCGCCGTCGGGCTGGAGAAATCCGGGCAGAGGTTCCTGTGGGTGGTGCAGACCCCGCGCGGCGACACCTGCGGCCCTGACATGCTCGCTGGCGCACCGGCCGATCCGGACCTCGCTGCGCTGCTGCCGGAGGGGTTCCTGGGGAGGACCGGCGGCAGAGGGCTCGTGGCCAAGTCGTGGGCGCCGCAGGCCGACGTGCTGCGCCACCGCGCGACGGGCGCCTTCGTGacgcactgcgggtggaactcgaCGCTGGAGGCGATCGTGTCCGGGCTGCCGATGGTCTGCTGGCCGCTGTACGCGGAGCAGAGGCAGAACAAGGTGTTCGTCGTGGAGGAGATGGGCGCCGGCGTGGAGATGGCTGGGTACGACGGGGACGTGGTGgccgcggcggaggtggaggctaaGGTGAGGTGGGTGATGGAGGCCGAGGGCGGGCGGGCGCTCCGGGAGCGGGCCATGGCGGCAAAGGAGAAGGCGCGGCAGGCGCTGAGCGATGGCGGAGCGTCGCAGGCCGCTTTCGCTGAGTTTCTGAAGGATTTTTAG
- the LOC124681944 gene encoding respiratory burst oxidase homolog protein A-like — MRPPGAGGGATPGRPRWGSGATTPRSLSTGSSPRGSDRSSDDGEELVEVTLDLQEDDTIVLRSVEPAAAAAAAAAAASAAGGSASSSASPSLAAAAPRWADPGPPRSRSPAIMRTSSHRLLQFSQELKAGAMSRAKQFSQDLTKRFTRTGSRANLVADPSAAAGPSSGIDAALAARAERRQRAQLDRTKSGAQRAIRGLRFISGNAKASNQAWIEVQRNFDRLAHEGYLSRADFPQCIGMTESKEFAMELFDTLSRRRQMQVDQINKDELREIWQQITDNSFDSRLQIFFDMVDKDADGHITEAEVKEIIMLSASANKLSKLKDQAEEYAALIMEELDPEGLGYIELWQLETLLLQKDTYVNYSQALSYTSQALSQNLAGLRKRSPIRKMSSKLSYYLEDNWKRLWVLALWIAIMAGLFIWKFIQYRNRYVFTVMGYCVTIAKGAAETLKLNMALILLPVCRNTITWLRNTRAARALPFDDNINFHKTIAVAIVVGVILHVGNHLACDFPRLVTSSDVKYAPLSQYFGPTKPTYLTLVKGVEGVTGVIMFVCMLIAFTLATRWFRRSLVKLPKPFDKLTGFNAFWYSHHLFIIVYISLVIHGERVYLILDWYKRTTWMYLAVPVGLYVGERTLRFFRSGSYSVRLLKVAIYPGNVLTLQMSKPPTFRYKSGQYMFVQCPAVSPFEWHPFSITSAPGDDYLSIHVRQLGDWTRELKRVFSAACEPPMSGKSGLLRADETTKKALPKLLIDGPYGSPAQDYSKYDVLLLVGLGIGATPFISILKDLINNIIKMEEEEEASTDLYPPIGRNNAHVDLDTLMRITSKPKRALKTTNAYFYWVTREQGSFDWFKGVMNEIADLDQRNIIEMHNYLTSVYEEGDARSALITMLQALNHAKNGVDIVSGTRVRTHFARPNFKRVLSKVASKHPYAKIGVFYCGAPVLAQELSKLCHEYNAKGATKFEFHKEHF, encoded by the exons ATGCGGCCaccgggcgccggcggcggcgccaccccGGGCCGCCCGCGATGGGGCTCGGGCGCCACCACGCCGCGCTCCCTCAGCACCGGCTCCTCCCCGCGCGGCTCCGACCGCAgctccgacgacggcgaggagctcGTCGAGGTCACGCTCGACCTGCAGGAGGACGACACCATTGTCCTCCGCAGCgtcgagcccgccgccgccgcagccgccgccgccgcggcggcatCGGCCGCTGGGGGctccgcctcctccagcgcgtCGCCgtccctggcggcggcggcgccccgctGGGCGGACCCGGGCCCGCCGCGCTCGCGCTCGCCGGCGATCATGCGCACCTCCTCGCACCGGCTGCTGCAGTTCTCGCAGGAGCTCAAGGCCGGGGCCATGTCCCGCGCCAAGCAGTTCTCGCAGGACCTCACCAAGCGCTTCACGCGCACCGGCAGCCGCGCGAATCTCGTCGCCGACCCCTCCGCCGCGGCCGGCCCCTCATCCGGCATCGACGCCGCGCTCGCGGCCCGCGCCGAGCGCCGCCAGCGCGCGCAGCTCGACCGCACCAAGTCCGGGGCCCAGCGCGCGATCCGCGGCCTGCGCTTCATCAGCGGCAACGCCAAGGCCAGCAACCAGGCCTGGATCGAGGTCCAGCGCAACTTCGACCGCCTCGCGCACGAGGGGTACCTCTCCCGCGCAGACTTCCCGCAATGCATAG GGATGACGGAGTCCAAGGAGTTCGCCATGGAGCTCTTCGACACGCTCAGCCGCCGACGCCAGATGCAGGTCGACCAAATCAACAAGGACGAGCTGCGCGAGATCTGGCAGCAGATCACCGACAACAGCTTTGACTCGCGTCTACAGATCTTCTTCGACAT GGTGGATAAGGACGCGGACGGCCATATCACGGAGGCGGAGGTGAAAGAG ATCATCATGCTAAGTGCGTCTGCTAATAAACTGTCAAAGCTTAAGGACCAAGCAGAAGAATACGCGGCCTTGATCATGGAGGAACTTGACCCGGAAGGCCTTGGCTACATTGAG CTCTGGCAGTTGGAGACCTTGCTATTGCAGAAGGATACATATGTGAACTATAGCCAGGCCTTGAGCTACACAAGCCAGGCACTGAGTCAGAACCTTGCTGGCCTAAGGAAAAGGAGCCCTATCCGGAAAATGAGCAGCAAGTTAAGCTACTATCTGGAAGACAATTGGAAACGCCTCTGGGTACTTGCACTGTGGATTGCGATAATGGCtggattgttcatttggaaatttATCCAATACCGCAACCGGTATGTCTTCACTGTGATGGGATACTGTGTAACGATTGCAAAGGGGGCTGCTGAGACCCTTAAGCTGAACATGGCACTCATCCTTCTACCTGTATGCCGCAACACCATCACTTGGCTGCGGAATACAAGAGCTGCACGGGCATTACCATTTGATGATAACATCAACTTCCATAAG ACTATTGCGGTGGCAATTGTGGTTGGTGTTATCCTTCATGTAGGAAACCATCTTGCATGTGATTTTCCAAGGCTTGTAACTTCGTCAGATGTAAAGTATGCTCCGCTGAGCCAGTACTTTGGGCCTACTAAGCCAACATATTTGACATTAGTCAAAGGAGTGGAGGGCGTAACTGGAGTTATTATGTTTGTCTGCATGCTCATCGCTTTTACTCTAGCAACCAGGTGGTTCCGCCGTAGCCTAGTGAAGCTTCCAAAGCCATTTGACAAGTTAACTGGCTTCAATGCATTCTGGTACTCTCATCATCTGTTCATCATTGTATACATATCACTTGTTATTCATGGAGAGCGTGTATACCTTATCCTGGATTGGTACAAAAGAACG ACATGGATGTATCTTGCCGTTCCTGTTGGTTTGTATGTAGGGGAGAGGACTTTGAGATTCTTCAGGTCTGGCAGTTACTCTGTCCGGCTGTTGAAG GTGGCCATATATCCTGGTAATGTTTTGACATTGCAAATGTCAAAGCCTCCAACATTCCGTTACAAGAGTGGACAGTATATGTTTGTTCAATGTCCAGCTGTTTCACCATTTGAATG GCACCCCTTCTCGATAACTTCAGCACCCGGGGACGATTATCTGAGTATCCATGTACGACAACTTGGTGACTGGACACGAGAGCTCAAGCGCGTATTCTCAGCAGCTTGTGAGCCACCAATGAGTGGCAAAAGTGGCCTCCTTAGAGCAGACGAGACAACCAAAAAAGC TTTACCGAAACTTTTAATTGATGGACCGTACGGTTCTCCTGCACAAGACTATAGCAAGTATGATGTTTTACTACTTGTTGGATTAGGAATTGGTGCAACTCCTTTCATCAGCATATTGAAAGATCtgatcaacaacatcatcaaaatggaggaagaggaa GAAGCTTCAACTGATCTTTACCCACCAATCGGacgcaataatgctcatgttgatCTTGACACCCTTATGAGGATTACTTCAAAACCAAAGAGGGCTTTAAAGACAACAAATGCCTACTTTTATTGGGTGACACGCGAACAAGGCTCTTTTGATTGGTTTAAAGGAGTCATGAATGAGATTGCTGACCTAGATCAAAGG AATATAATTGAGATGCACAACTATCTCACAAGTGTTTATGAGGAAGGGGATGCTCGGTCAGCGCTCATCACAATGCTGCAAGCTCTCAACCATGCCAAGAATGGAGTTGATATAGTTTCTGGAACTCGA GTCCGGACACATTTTGCAAGACCAAATTTTAAGAGGGTACTATCTAAAGTAGCATCCAAACATCCTTATGCTAAGATAG GTGTATTCTATTGTGGAGCTCCAGTTCTAGCGCAGGAACTAAGCAAACTTTGTCACGAATACAATGCCAAAGGTGCAACAAAATTTGAATTCCACAAGGAGCATTTCTGA
- the LOC124681943 gene encoding UDP-glycosyltransferase 88B1-like has protein sequence MEKTMVLYPGLAVSHFVPMMRLASALVERGYPVSVALIDPAAIPDAAFSAVVATSAASMPSVRFHTLPLVEDPSRLNHGAQFIVSYFDLVRRYNDHLHDFLLSFTRVHAVVVDSMSALAVVVTKRLGIPGYLLFTSSAASLAAFAQLPYALAEGSGTSLKELGDTPVELFGLPPIPASHLLGEVLEDPESDTYYKWTMAGLSTIPDCGDVILVNTFEALEARAVAALGDPQCLPAGRVMPPVYCLGPFLGGIGEATEPHNCLAWLDVQPDRSVVFLCFGSTGTANHSEEQLREIAAGLENSGHRFVWVVRAPRGDDPDLDALLPDGFLDRTGGRGLVVKQWAPQAEVLRHRATGAFVKHRGWNSLPEGVTAGVPMLCWPLHSEQKMNKVHMVGEMGVAVEMVGWQQGLVQAGKVERKVRLFMKSEEGGKLRARVAAHKEAAVAAWDDGGSSRAAFARFLSDVDGRQALSRTGEGA, from the exons ATGGAGAAGACCATGGTTCTGTACCCCGGTCTCGCCGTGAGCCACTTCGTTCCCATGATGCGGCTCGCCAGCGCGCTCGTCGAGCGCGGCTACCCAGTCTCCGTCGCGCTCATCGACCCCGCTGCCATCCCAGACGCCGCCTTCAGCGCCGTCGTCGCTACTAGCGCGGCCTCCATGCCGTCCGTCCGCTTCCACACGCTCCCACTCGTCGAGGACCCGTCCAGGCTGAACCACGGCGCGCAGTTCATCGTCAGCTACTTCGACCTCGTGCGCCGCTACAACGACCACCTCCACGACTTCCTGCTCTCCTTCACGCGCGTCCACGCCGTGGTCGTCGACTCGATGTCCGCTCTGGCGGTCGTCGTCACCAAGAGGCTCGGGATCCCCGGTTACCTCCTGTTTACCTCCAGCGCCGCCTCCCTCGCCGCCTTTGCGCAGCTTCCTTATGCCCTTGCTGAGGGGAGCGGGACAAGCTTAAAGGAGCTAG GCGACACCCCTGTCGAGCTCTTCGGCCTTCCGCCAATTCCGGCTTCGCACCTGTTGGGTGAGGTGCTCGAGGACCCGGAGAGTGACACGTACTACAAGTGGACCATGGCCGGGCTGTCCACGATCCCGGACTGCGGAGATGTCATCCTGGTGAACACGTTCGAGGCGTTAGAGGCACGCGCGGTGGCTGCTCTCGGGGACCCTCAGTGTCTCCCTGCCGGCCGGGTCATGCCTCCGGTGTACTGCCTCGGGCCGTTCCTCGGCGGCATCGGCGAGGCGACAGAGCCGCACAACTGCCTCGCCTGGCTAGACGTGCAACCGGACCGCAGCGTCGTGTTCCTCTGCTTTGGGAGCACCGGCACGGCGAACCACTCAGAGGAGCAGCTCAGGGAGATCGCCGCCGGCCTGGAGAACTCCGGCCACCGGTTCGTGTGGGTCGTGCGAGCACCACGCGGTGATGACCCGGACCTCGACGCGCTCCTGCCGGACGGGTTCCTAGACCGCACCGGTGGTCGCGGCCTCGTCGTCAAGCAGTGGGCGCCGCAGGCGGAGGTGCTCCGCCACAGGGCCACCGGAGCGTTCGTGAAGCACCGCGGGTGGAACTCGTTGCCGGAAGGCGTGACGGCGGGCGTGCCCATGCTGTGCTGGCCACTACACTCGGAGCAGAAAATGAACAAGGTGCACATGGTGGGGGAGATGGGAGTCGCCGTGGAGATGGTCGGTTGGCAGCAGGGGCTTGTCCAGGCCGGCAAGGTGGAGCGCAAGGTGAGGCTGTTCATGAAGTCCGAGGAGGGCGGCAAACTTAGGGCGCGCGTGGCAGCGCACAAGGAGGCCGCGGTAGCAGCCTGGGACGATGGCGGTTCGTCCCGCGCGGCATTCGCCAGGTTCTTATCGGACGTGGATGGTCGGCAGGCTCTGTCTCGCACCGGGGAAGGTGCGTGA